The following coding sequences are from one Humulus lupulus chromosome X, drHumLupu1.1, whole genome shotgun sequence window:
- the LOC133804595 gene encoding uncharacterized protein LOC133804595 isoform X1 — MKEHRESLLRLPYGRRSLSFLLHEDKLRACGLLGQGQSTSDWSSKKYERWEEVPLPTGILPPRRERKASLPIRSRSPRSGNEANDEASSSDSGGGKTLPTSRMWSPTLLKHRPNRLVSCLQDRYHFYIWSWVDDCVHRFDSGLGKYDTMYTTDEVWNGIAVQYGTNVYRDLSRLSPTYREGTPPASSEDGGISWSLSSSSGKSPSAMNPDLDAVLFSDGGAGAQKSKRPRIPKRPDRQSKVSKRHETTPTAQITADTSKEPTAQVDGSGSTASISQLPTETRLIVARPPKKPSTSTVQLPTARTHTEEYVLDGTAGAEGALLSSDVLSRVGQSFSGFGADHWDLVRKASDCNTLYEKSIELSAAALVVSAQLNYKLTNEVQTSLNLAQKSKDLELKMIDELKDSKSEIERLKTRLEELEKSNAELEKAKAKLEEEKSATFDFMESEKTRLLDEAKEQREKAVDQAMYKLWADNDDLDTSFLGPLEATYVERWNARLLASTAAREVAQQDSHAIRPGGSGDIDAEKAKDTPLP; from the exons atgaaggagcacagagagagcctgctccgactcccttacggcaggaggtctctctcatttctgttGCATGAGGACAAGctgcgagcttgtgggttgttgggacagggccagtcaacctctgactggtccagtaaaaaatatgaacgctgggaggaagtgcccctgcccacaggcatccttcctccaaggagagaaaggaaagcatctctcccaattcgctcgagaagtccgcggtcgggaaatgaggccaatgatgaagcctcgagctcggactccggaggaggtaaaacccttcctacttcgcgaatgtggtcccccactctgttaaaacacaggcccaatagactagtctcgtgcctacaggatagataccacttctacatatggagttgggtagatgactgcgtccataggtttgatagtgggctcgggaaatatgataccatgtacaccacggacgaggtgtggaatgggatagcggtgcagtatgggaccaatgtctatagggacctctcgaggttgtcaccaacttatagggaaggcactccccccgcctcttctgaagatgggggaatttcatggtccctaagctcgagctcggggaagagtccca gtgccatgaatcccgacctcgacgccgtgctctttagtgatgggggagctggcgcccagaagagcaaacgcccgaggataccaaagaggcccgaccgacagtccaaggtgtctaaacgtcacgagacgactcccacAGCCCAGATCACTGCGGACACCTCCAAGGAGCCGACTGCCCAGGTTGATGGGTCAGGCTCTACTGCATCCATCTCGCAGCTTCCCACCGAGACTCGGTTAATAGTTGctcggcctccgaagaaaccttctacctcaacggttcagctgccaacggcccgaactcacactgaggaatatgtacttgatggcaccgctggggcagaaggggcgcttctcagctcggacgtcctttctcgggtgggtcagagcttttctggctttggtgccgaccattgggacctcgtgcgcaaggcctcggactgcaatactctttatgagaagagtatcgaactctccgccgcg gcccttgttgtttcagcgcaacttaactacaagctgaccaacgaggtgcaaacgagcttaaatctggctcaaaagtcgaaggatctcgagctgaagatgattgacgagctcaaagactcgaagtctgaaattgaaagattgaagacccgtctcgaggagcttgaaaagtcaaacgctgagctcgagaaggccaaagccaagctcgaagaggagaagtctgccaccttcgatttcatggagagcgagaagacccgcctcctgGATGAGGCTAAGGAGCagagggagaaagcggtcgaccaggccatgtacaaactttgggccgacaatgacgatcttgacaccagcttcctgggtcctctcgaagccacatatgttgagcggtggaatgcccgtcttttggcaagtacagctgctcgagaggtggcccagcaggatagtcatgctattcgtcctggagggtctggtgatattgatgctgagaaggccaaggatactcctcttccttaa
- the LOC133804595 gene encoding uncharacterized protein LOC133804595 isoform X2: protein MPQFRQSQPRGELFTMIKTQAHSLSLSLSLYRNFPGAMNPDLDAVLFSDGGAGAQKSKRPRIPKRPDRQSKVSKRHETTPTAQITADTSKEPTAQVDGSGSTASISQLPTETRLIVARPPKKPSTSTVQLPTARTHTEEYVLDGTAGAEGALLSSDVLSRVGQSFSGFGADHWDLVRKASDCNTLYEKSIELSAAALVVSAQLNYKLTNEVQTSLNLAQKSKDLELKMIDELKDSKSEIERLKTRLEELEKSNAELEKAKAKLEEEKSATFDFMESEKTRLLDEAKEQREKAVDQAMYKLWADNDDLDTSFLGPLEATYVERWNARLLASTAAREVAQQDSHAIRPGGSGDIDAEKAKDTPLP, encoded by the exons gtgccatgaatcccgacctcgacgccgtgctctttagtgatgggggagctggcgcccagaagagcaaacgcccgaggataccaaagaggcccgaccgacagtccaaggtgtctaaacgtcacgagacgactcccacAGCCCAGATCACTGCGGACACCTCCAAGGAGCCGACTGCCCAGGTTGATGGGTCAGGCTCTACTGCATCCATCTCGCAGCTTCCCACCGAGACTCGGTTAATAGTTGctcggcctccgaagaaaccttctacctcaacggttcagctgccaacggcccgaactcacactgaggaatatgtacttgatggcaccgctggggcagaaggggcgcttctcagctcggacgtcctttctcgggtgggtcagagcttttctggctttggtgccgaccattgggacctcgtgcgcaaggcctcggactgcaatactctttatgagaagagtatcgaactctccgccgcg gcccttgttgtttcagcgcaacttaactacaagctgaccaacgaggtgcaaacgagcttaaatctggctcaaaagtcgaaggatctcgagctgaagatgattgacgagctcaaagactcgaagtctgaaattgaaagattgaagacccgtctcgaggagcttgaaaagtcaaacgctgagctcgagaaggccaaagccaagctcgaagaggagaagtctgccaccttcgatttcatggagagcgagaagacccgcctcctgGATGAGGCTAAGGAGCagagggagaaagcggtcgaccaggccatgtacaaactttgggccgacaatgacgatcttgacaccagcttcctgggtcctctcgaagccacatatgttgagcggtggaatgcccgtcttttggcaagtacagctgctcgagaggtggcccagcaggatagtcatgctattcgtcctggagggtctggtgatattgatgctgagaaggccaaggatactcctcttccttaa
- the LOC133804595 gene encoding uncharacterized protein LOC133804595 isoform X3, protein MNPDLDAVLFSDGGAGAQKSKRPRIPKRPDRQSKVSKRHETTPTAQITADTSKEPTAQVDGSGSTASISQLPTETRLIVARPPKKPSTSTVQLPTARTHTEEYVLDGTAGAEGALLSSDVLSRVGQSFSGFGADHWDLVRKASDCNTLYEKSIELSAAALVVSAQLNYKLTNEVQTSLNLAQKSKDLELKMIDELKDSKSEIERLKTRLEELEKSNAELEKAKAKLEEEKSATFDFMESEKTRLLDEAKEQREKAVDQAMYKLWADNDDLDTSFLGPLEATYVERWNARLLASTAAREVAQQDSHAIRPGGSGDIDAEKAKDTPLP, encoded by the exons atgaatcccgacctcgacgccgtgctctttagtgatgggggagctggcgcccagaagagcaaacgcccgaggataccaaagaggcccgaccgacagtccaaggtgtctaaacgtcacgagacgactcccacAGCCCAGATCACTGCGGACACCTCCAAGGAGCCGACTGCCCAGGTTGATGGGTCAGGCTCTACTGCATCCATCTCGCAGCTTCCCACCGAGACTCGGTTAATAGTTGctcggcctccgaagaaaccttctacctcaacggttcagctgccaacggcccgaactcacactgaggaatatgtacttgatggcaccgctggggcagaaggggcgcttctcagctcggacgtcctttctcgggtgggtcagagcttttctggctttggtgccgaccattgggacctcgtgcgcaaggcctcggactgcaatactctttatgagaagagtatcgaactctccgccgcg gcccttgttgtttcagcgcaacttaactacaagctgaccaacgaggtgcaaacgagcttaaatctggctcaaaagtcgaaggatctcgagctgaagatgattgacgagctcaaagactcgaagtctgaaattgaaagattgaagacccgtctcgaggagcttgaaaagtcaaacgctgagctcgagaaggccaaagccaagctcgaagaggagaagtctgccaccttcgatttcatggagagcgagaagacccgcctcctgGATGAGGCTAAGGAGCagagggagaaagcggtcgaccaggccatgtacaaactttgggccgacaatgacgatcttgacaccagcttcctgggtcctctcgaagccacatatgttgagcggtggaatgcccgtcttttggcaagtacagctgctcgagaggtggcccagcaggatagtcatgctattcgtcctggagggtctggtgatattgatgctgagaaggccaaggatactcctcttccttaa